ACAACGCCGTCACCCTGACGTTAATCTTCTCCATCTTCTACTGGGAAGGCACGTCGCGGCTGATTCGCTCCCGTACGCTAGCCGAATCCGAGAAGGACTACGTTGCCGCGTCCAAGGCGTCCGGCACTAGCCACCTCAAGATCATCTTTAGAGAAATCATGCCCAACGTCTCGTCGCTGATTATCGTCGACACCACCCTGTCCTTCGCCGAAAACATTGGGGTTGAAACCGGGTTGTCCTACCTGGGCTTCGGGTTACCCAATCAGACCCCGTCTTTAGGGACCATGATTTCTAACGCCAACGACCCCAACAACATCACCCAATACTGGTGGACCTGGTTACCCGCGGCTTTGGAAATTATTGTGTTGTGTCTTTCCATCAGCTACATTGGCCAGGTCATCCGGCGGGCCGCCGATGCCTCCCAACGGCACGGTGCGACCGACTAATCAATAACTATTGGCCGAACACTGCTAGACCCGTTTATCCAGCAGCGAGCGGTCCACGTGACAACTTCCATTTGAGGCGATGGTGCTTACCTAGTCACCGATACATCGCAACATCGGTTTTAGACCAGTCCCCGTTCCTGAGGAGAAACCTCGATTGGCCCAGTTTTGAGGAACCACATACAAGGACATAATAAGGGGGAACCAACCAATGGTAAAAAAGAACAAACTCGTTCTCTCAGCGATGGCCGTGTTAGCCACGTTGAGTTTAGCCGCTTGCGGCAGTAAGAAGAGTACGTCTGACGCCGTCGATAACGGTGCTTCAGTCAAACTGTCATCGGTCTATAAGAACACTGCGAAGAGTACCACTGCCGCCAACAACACCACGTTGAAGGTCGCGGAGCCTAACGATTCGCCATTCCAAGGAATTTCTGATTCCGTTCTGTCGACTAACCAAGAAGACGCCGACGTCTTTGCTCCTGGTGGTCAAGACCAACTCTTCAACGTCGATAAGAATTACAAGATCATCGATGGTGGGATGGCCAACCTACGTTTGAGCCGTAAGACTAACACCGCAACCATCACGCTCCGCAAAAACGCTAAGTGGTCCAACGGCGCCAAGGTAACTGCCAAGGATATTGAGTACGCTTACGAAGTCATCGCTAACAAGAACACGACTTCACAACAATATTCCTCCGACTTCAACGCCATCAAGGGCATGACCGCTTACCACACCGGCAAGTCCAAGACAATTTCGGGCATCACCTATCCCGATGGTCAAACCGGCCGGACAGCCGTGATTCATTACACTCACGTAACACCGGCAATGAAGTTCTTAGGAAACTCTTTCTTGTGGGGCACCGTGGAACCTTACGAATACATCAAAAACGTTCCCATTGCTAAGTTAGCCGCCTCTAAGCAAGTCCGGAAAAACCCTATCTTTACTGGGGCCTACAAACTGGATAAGGTGGTTGAAGGCGAATCTACGACTTGGTCACCTAATAAGTACTACTGGGGTAAGAAAGCCCAAATCAAGCACATCAACATCAACGTGGTTTCCTCTAACAACATTGATAAGGCGATCCAATCCAAGAAGTACGACTTCACGTCCCCGACTGGTGTTATGCACGGAACCGATTACAAGCAATTAAAGGGTCTGAAGAACTATCACGTCGTCGGCCAAGCCGCTTTAAGTTACGACTACTTCGGCTTTAACGTGGGGCACTACGACACCAAGACGGGTAAGAACGTCATGGATAAGAACAGTAAGATGGCTAACAAGAACTTACGTCAGGCCATGATGTACGCGTTGAATCTTGACCAAATCACCAAGAAGTTCGGTAACGGCATGACTTGGCGGGCCAACACCTTAATCCCACCAGTCTTCCAGAAGTACTGGGATTCTAGCGCTAAAGGTTTCCCATTGAACCTTAAGAAGGCCAACAAGTTGCTCGACCAAGCCGGTTACAAGAAACGTAACGGTAGCAAGTGGCGGTCTGATCCGGATGGCAAGAAATTAAAGATCTACTTCGGTGCCATGACCGGGACCTCCGCCCAAGCTGCCGAATACCAAGATTACCTGCAACAATGGCACAAAATTGGGTTGGACGTTCAATTCACCGGTGGTAAGACCATGGAAATGAACAGTTTCTACTCCACCCTGCAATCACCAAAGCAAAGCAAGATCGACGTCTACGCCGCTGCATGGGGCCTGTCCTCCGAACCAACGCCAACGCAACTTTATGGCGAAGAAGCAACCTACAACATGGGCCACTTCGTTTCGAAGAAGAACACGCAACTAATCAACGACATGAACAGCAGCAAGGCTTGGAACGACACCTACCGGACCAAGATTTTCAAGGAATGGCAGAAGTACATGAACGACCAAGCCGCCGTTGCCCCAGGTTCCTTCGCCTACACTTGGAGCCCCGTCAACAAGCGGGTCAAGGGGTACGATGTTAGCCCAGCTAACAACGACTTCTGGAGTAACTTGTCGTTAACGTCTACCAACGTGCAATAAGTTTAACTCGTTTGTATCATTAGAAAAATTGGCCAGTAATCCCGTGAGGTTGCTGACCAATTTTTTTGTGTCGCCAGGTTCCGTCCCCCGATTACTAGATTAATCTAGTTCAGAAACGATAAAGGTGCTAGGTAGATTGTAAAATTAATCCGAACGCTGTTCGGACAAAAAAGATCAGCTTCCTTTAAAATGGTGTTTACCACAAACCCATCTTTTAGGAGCTGATCTTTTGTCTAGTATAACCTATTCCGAACGAATTAAAATCGAAACCTTTTGTGAACTAGGGCTGTCCAATATCCAAATGGGCGTTCGGCTGAACCGATCACCGTCAACAATTTCTTATGAATTATCTCGATGTCAACCTTATCAGGCTGAATTAGCACAAACAGATGCCGAATACAAGCGATCACGATGTGGTCGGAAAACTAAGCTGAGCGATGAGTTAAAGCAAAAAATTCTCAACCATTTACGTCTAAGCTGGTCACCAGGAATGATTGCTCACGAATTTAAACTAGCTACTAAATCTATTTATAATTGGCTAAATCAGGGGAGAATTGATTTCTCCTTGAATGATCTACCTGAACATGGCGTACGCCAACGGCGTAACGTTGACCAACGATCCAAATATAATCAATCTTTGGGGCGATCAATTGAACAGCGTCCCATGATGATTAATCAACGTAATCGCATCGGCGATTTTGAACTAGATACAGTCGTTGGTCCTCGTGGGCATAGTAAGGCAGTTTTATTAACTTTAATCGATCGAAAATCACGGTTCCTTTGGGCATACCGGTTAAAAGATCGAACGACAGCGAGTGTTAATGAAGCACTGACTAAGTTCCTAACAACTTTTAATGGACCGGTGCACAGTTTTACTGTGGACCGTGGTACTGAGTTTAGTGGGCTAGTATCATTTGAATCACAATATGGTATTAAGACCTATTACTGTCATGCTTATACGCCAGCTGAACGTGGTAGTAATGAACGCTTTAATCGGAATTTACGTTATTTTTATCCTAAGGGGACTCGTTTTGAGCACATTAGTGCTCAAGATTTAACGACGACGTTACTCCAAATTAACCAGCGACCGCTTAAAATACTCGACTGGCAAACACCGTATCAGGTTATGCTGACCAATTTGTCCAAAAATTCGGATTAAATTTGCAATCTACCGCTACACTAAATTTAGTTAATCGAGGAGGAAAACACATGAAGCAAACTGCACAAGTCGCACTGGCCCTGGGGATGGGCCTAGCGCTAAGTCTCGGATTCACCACCACGGCTGCGGCCAGCCAGCACTATTCGACCGCCCGCGCTAACTCGGTCAAGTTGGTCTGGCGCGCCAAGATGGGCCGCCATGCCTACACGGCCACCCAGGGCGCACGTTATTCGAAACACCTGGGCGTTCGTTATAGTGCCAACCAGGCAACGGCCAACGTCACCTGGTACACCGACGCCCACGAGAAATTGTACGAAAAAGGCAAGTATAAATCCGCAATCTACTATCACGTGACCAGCGCGGATGGCACCCTCCAGGGGTGGATCTGGCGCGGCTACCTGAAGGCCGGTAGCGGTAGCGCCACCACCACCACGACCACTACCCCGACCACGACGTCAACTTCCAGTTCCCGGACGACTCCCCTGGCCTTTCCCACCAAGGATGGGGACACCTACCGCTGGTTTGGCGGCAAGCTCGCCCAAGCCGTCTCGGATCAGCTGACTCACGATGGCTACCATACCAGTCGCAACCTCGCCGAAGTCGAACAAAGTATTAATCTGTACTTTGACGATTGGTCCGGCACCATGACCTCCCAGACGATTACTCGCGAGAGCTGGGACGAATTCGATCTGATTACCGGAAAGCTGCAGCCCAGCGACGTCCACTTTGCCTTTTCCGGTAAGGGGGGCACCCTTGGGAGCAGTGACCTCAAGGATGCCAATCAACCGACCAAGAGCGATTGGACCACTGACGAACTGGCTCGTAACACGGGGGCGGCACTGGATCAGCAACAGCGCACCACGGGAACCCTGGTGCCCCGGTTAGCCCGCTACTTCGAAAGTATTCTCGATAAACATCACGCCAGCTACTTTAATCTCGACCTGGATTACAACAATCCGACGCACACCGCCAACCACGATGCTCTAAACTTCGACTTTCTCTACACGGCGGTGCCTGACGGGCCCCACGCCGACAACTAAGTCCCGAGTTGGTACTCGTGAACCAAGCTCAAAACGCCCCCTATTCCGGATGCGGAATAAGGGGCGTTTTGGCGTTCATCCTATGCTGGTTAGGTGACTTCGGCTAATCTTCTCGTCGGCGGTTACTGAACTGATAAGCGCCCACTAAGCCCGTCACGATGAGGCCCACCACCGTCAGGCCGACGCCCAACCGGAAGCCCGGCGTGTGATAGGTTAGGCGAATTCGGTGCGTTCCCGCGGGCAACTGAGCACCCACGAAGCCGACGTTGACCCGCTTAACGGGCGTTGTCTTCCCATCCACGGTCAGGTGCCACCCCGCCGAATACGGCATCGAGGTGGTCAGAATCGTGGCTTGCGGGGACCGACTCGTCCCGGTGACCACGCCGTTGTTGACTCGCAACTGCTGGAGATTTTGGCGCTTCAGCTGGGTCATCTGCCGCGCGTAGGCTGACCCGAACGGGACGGCAATTAGCTTGGCCGACTTAAACGTCAAGCCTTGGACCCCCTGAAAGCTGACCGTGACCTTGCGCCGCGGGGCCTTCGAGTAGCCTAGGTTGAGCAGAACCTTCCGTTTAGGTTGGTAGTCCGACAGGTTGGTCTGCCCCAGTTGACTGTAGCCGGTCACGTTCTTGAAGCTGGTGGCTTTCACCGTGTAGGCCCCGTCACTCTGCCGCCAGATGGCACTGCGCAGCGTGTTCAGTCGCTGAATCCCGGTAAACGCCTGATTCTGAAAAATCTCGGTATTGCGCTTAGCGTGATACTTATCGCGTACCGACAAGCGTTGGGCCTGAATCCCGTCGAGCTCCAGGTAGAGCTCTGTCTTGGCCGTTCGTTGCGGCTGGGTCAAGCGCAGCTGATAGGTGATGGGTTGGGCCTGAATATCACTGGTTACCGCCTTCAACCCGGTGCGATTCTGCCGCCGGCTTTGCTTTAAGATCTGCCGGTTCTGGTGAATTAACTGGCTGAGCCGGTGCCGGTCGGTGTGTACACTGACCGACCGATCCTGGTTCTTCTGGGTCAACGCTCGTTGCGCCGTGGTGGCCAAGTCCGGATCGAGCTGATTGCCCTGTTGCCGGTAGGTCACCAGCTGGTCGAAACTATCGATCACCGTCTGATCACTGGGGTGGACCCGGTAAGCGAGTTGCCGCGCCGGGCTGTGGTACGTCGTGGTCGGCACCGCCGTGGTGGCCCCGTCGAGTAACGCGCCGGTGGTCAGGGCCCGCTCGCGGTCGACCCCGTTTAGCCGCGCGAACTGCCGCGCGCTGAGTTGGTGGGTCTGCAGGTAGGCCAACGGTAACGCGTACTTAGATTTTAAGATTAGGGTCCCGTAGTTGTTCCCGAAGGTGTGGACCGGCCGATCCCGATAGGTCAGTACCTTACCATTGCGTTTTACCGGATGATACCCGTACGGCAAGGCCTGTAGGTGCCGCTGGTTGGTCCGGGCGAAGAGGTACTTAACCCCTAACAGATTACTCATGGCGGTGCGACTATCCGCCTGATTGATGGGTTTATTCATCTTAAATTGCGAATTCTCAAGGGCCGTACTAAAGTCCCCCACGGCACCATTTTGGACCGAGAAGTAGGACATGATGTCGTGGGTTCCCAGGTTCATCCCCAGGTTGGTTTTGGCCTCATTGGCGTAATAGTACTGGCGACTGAGACTGCTACGGGCGAACCCCTTTTGGCATTTCACGTAGGCCTGGGCCCCGTCATAGTAGTCCTTTTGAAACTTAGTGGCTACCCCGCGGGGCACCAATTGCTGACTGGCCCCACCGGAATTCGGACTGAAGTAACCGTAGCTATTGGCCACCAGGTTCAGCCCCAAAATGCCCACTAACAAGGTCATTTGTTGGCGGACGGTCCAGTGAAACAGGGCACTCAGTAAGATGGCCCCCAGCGTCAAGAACAGGAACCCGTAGAGGACCAAGTCGTGCGTATCGTTGTTCAAGATGAAGCCGTTGGCCGCCCAGACCACGACTACCAGCCCCACCGTGGCTAAGACCAAGGTCAGCAGATCGCGCTGAGTCAAATCGCCGAGGTGGTCACAAAAGGTCATCACGGCCAGGCCAAAGGCCAGACACCCCAGCAAGAGCCAACGTTGTGACGGGGTGGTCCCCCCGTTCATCACGGCCGCCACCGCCGGCAACAGTAACCCGATGCCCAGCACGACCAGCCCCAGGTTCAACCAGAGGTAGCGTTTGAAGTGCCGCAACGTGTAGACTAACGCCAAAAACGTCAGCCCACTGACCCCCAGGTTGACCCAAAAACTCATCGGGTTTCCGGTGGTCACCAGCGCATTAGGCAGCCGCAGA
Above is a window of Levilactobacillus zymae DNA encoding:
- a CDS encoding oligopeptide ABC transporter substrate-binding protein, which produces MVKKNKLVLSAMAVLATLSLAACGSKKSTSDAVDNGASVKLSSVYKNTAKSTTAANNTTLKVAEPNDSPFQGISDSVLSTNQEDADVFAPGGQDQLFNVDKNYKIIDGGMANLRLSRKTNTATITLRKNAKWSNGAKVTAKDIEYAYEVIANKNTTSQQYSSDFNAIKGMTAYHTGKSKTISGITYPDGQTGRTAVIHYTHVTPAMKFLGNSFLWGTVEPYEYIKNVPIAKLAASKQVRKNPIFTGAYKLDKVVEGESTTWSPNKYYWGKKAQIKHININVVSSNNIDKAIQSKKYDFTSPTGVMHGTDYKQLKGLKNYHVVGQAALSYDYFGFNVGHYDTKTGKNVMDKNSKMANKNLRQAMMYALNLDQITKKFGNGMTWRANTLIPPVFQKYWDSSAKGFPLNLKKANKLLDQAGYKKRNGSKWRSDPDGKKLKIYFGAMTGTSAQAAEYQDYLQQWHKIGLDVQFTGGKTMEMNSFYSTLQSPKQSKIDVYAAAWGLSSEPTPTQLYGEEATYNMGHFVSKKNTQLINDMNSSKAWNDTYRTKIFKEWQKYMNDQAAVAPGSFAYTWSPVNKRVKGYDVSPANNDFWSNLSLTSTNVQ
- a CDS encoding IS30-like element ISLpl1 family transposase, translating into MSSITYSERIKIETFCELGLSNIQMGVRLNRSPSTISYELSRCQPYQAELAQTDAEYKRSRCGRKTKLSDELKQKILNHLRLSWSPGMIAHEFKLATKSIYNWLNQGRIDFSLNDLPEHGVRQRRNVDQRSKYNQSLGRSIEQRPMMINQRNRIGDFELDTVVGPRGHSKAVLLTLIDRKSRFLWAYRLKDRTTASVNEALTKFLTTFNGPVHSFTVDRGTEFSGLVSFESQYGIKTYYCHAYTPAERGSNERFNRNLRYFYPKGTRFEHISAQDLTTTLLQINQRPLKILDWQTPYQVMLTNLSKNSD
- a CDS encoding YfhO family protein; translated protein: MFNSTKKFKLAYGAYTLGFLVLAGLMYGIFILTGKSFIWQGDGLAQHYPILVRFYDWLHQGNLGGWSWNLGLDADKLTTFSYYVLGDPFSYLIAFFPKRHLEMGYNLLILVRLYFSGLAFMLFARQRAFKPSSRLIGTLAYTFTGFSLYVSIRHPFFLLQMILFPLLAYGIDHVYRGQSWLPLAGATGLALISNFYFAYVLALGSLVYALLRYGAVKATLTLKLRTLLARLLGAGGLGFLLGSILFIPSALAVVNSTRATTGFANGYWLYPFNYYLRLPNALVTTGNPMSFWVNLGVSGLTFLALVYTLRHFKRYLWLNLGLVVLGIGLLLPAVAAVMNGGTTPSQRWLLLGCLAFGLAVMTFCDHLGDLTQRDLLTLVLATVGLVVVVWAANGFILNNDTHDLVLYGFLFLTLGAILLSALFHWTVRQQMTLLVGILGLNLVANSYGYFSPNSGGASQQLVPRGVATKFQKDYYDGAQAYVKCQKGFARSSLSRQYYYANEAKTNLGMNLGTHDIMSYFSVQNGAVGDFSTALENSQFKMNKPINQADSRTAMSNLLGVKYLFARTNQRHLQALPYGYHPVKRNGKVLTYRDRPVHTFGNNYGTLILKSKYALPLAYLQTHQLSARQFARLNGVDRERALTTGALLDGATTAVPTTTYHSPARQLAYRVHPSDQTVIDSFDQLVTYRQQGNQLDPDLATTAQRALTQKNQDRSVSVHTDRHRLSQLIHQNRQILKQSRRQNRTGLKAVTSDIQAQPITYQLRLTQPQRTAKTELYLELDGIQAQRLSVRDKYHAKRNTEIFQNQAFTGIQRLNTLRSAIWRQSDGAYTVKATSFKNVTGYSQLGQTNLSDYQPKRKVLLNLGYSKAPRRKVTVSFQGVQGLTFKSAKLIAVPFGSAYARQMTQLKRQNLQQLRVNNGVVTGTSRSPQATILTTSMPYSAGWHLTVDGKTTPVKRVNVGFVGAQLPAGTHRIRLTYHTPGFRLGVGLTVVGLIVTGLVGAYQFSNRRRED